AATGATCTCCAGTCCTTTATTCATCAATGTAGAAGAATCAATTGTAATCTTCCGCCCCATGGACCAGGTCGGATGGCGCAGAGCCTGTTGAACCGTCACCCGGTTTAATTTGGCTTGAGAAAAATCCACAAACGGCCCACCCGAGGCGGTAAGTATCAGACGCCGGACCGGGACCGAATCATGTCCCTGTAAACATTGAGCCAAAGCTGCGTGCTCCGAATCAACCGGCAGCAATTTAACCTTGTGATGCCGCACAGTGTCCATGACAATCTCCCCTGCCATCACCAGGGTTTCCTTATTGGCCAAGGCAATATCCTTGCCGCTGCGAATCGCGTCCAGCGTCGGCACCAGCCCGGCACTCCCCACCATCGCAGAAAGGACTGTATCCGCCCGGGGCGCCACCGCTGCCTGACGAACCCCCGCCAACCCAACGGCAATCCGGGGAGGATTTTTCAACAATTTTATTTTTTCTTTCAGGTCCCGGGCCGCAGTTTCATCCGCCAAGGCGACCAGACGGGGTTTAAACTTTTTAATTTGATTGTAAAGACGGGTGACATTGCGTCTGGCAGCCAATGCTTCAACACAAAATCGATCCGGATGCCGTCTGATCACATCCAGCGTGGAACGTCCAATAGAACCGGTCGACCCCAATATAACAATATGCTTTTTCCCGCTCATGAATGCGTCAACCACCATGCCAAACAAAATAATACCGGCGCTGTAAAACAGAGATTATCAATCTTGTCCAACACGCCGCCGTGACCGGGAATAATACCTGAGGCATCTTTTTTTCCAGACCAGCGTTTTATCATGGATTCCATGAGATCACCGGCCTGGCCGAGGACCCCGAGCACCACACCGAGGATAATAAAAAAGGGCAGAGAAATCCCCAATGATTCCGGCAGCCAGACATAAAAAACAATAACCGCAACGACCGCGTTGGTTGCCAGGCCGATTAAAAATCCTTCCATCGTTTTAGCCGGAGAAATCAAAGGTGCCAAGGGACGCTTGCCAAAATATTTACCGCCGAACAATGCGGCCGCATCATACATCCAGTTGAAACCAAAAAGAATAATCCACCAGTTGTGCCCGTCCGGCATGTTGCGCAGCATAAACAAAAACGTACCAATGCCTCCCAGCATAAAAACGCTGAGAAAACTTGCCGCAATCGTTGCAAAGCTTCCCTGTTCCCGAAAACCGCTTAAAATTTCGCGCATTCCCAGCAGCAACAAGCTGGTGAAAACTACAAACCAAAAACCCGCCGCCATACCAAAAGGCCAGATGGTGCTGCCGCCTTCAGGCCAGGCTGCCAGCAAACTAAGCGCCCAGATCGCCGGCAGGGTAATCTCCCAACGAAATACGATCCCCCGATGAGAAATCAACTTGCCCAGCTCCACCGCCGCCACACTCATGCTGATAATCGCCAACAGAAACAAGGGCAGTGGATTGGGTAAATAAATCAGCCATACCAACAGGGGCAGAAAAATAAGTGCAACTATAATACGTGTTCTAAGCACGGATGGTCTCAACGCCTCCAAATCTCCGTTCCCGTTTTTGGTAGTCATCCAGGGCCTGTAAAAATTCTTTTTCCCTGAAATCCGGCCATAAAACAGGACTCACAATAATCTCGGCATATGCCAGCTGCCACAATAAAAAATTGGATAGCCGCAACTCTCCCGAGGTACGGATCAACAAATCCGGATCCGGCATAAAGGCAGTATACATCTTTTGCCCTAATATTTCCTCGGTTAAAACCGGACGCGGTTTCATTTTTATATACGCTTGCACTGCGTCAAGTATCTCCCGGCGTCCGCCATAGTTAAACGCCAGATTCAAATTCAATCCCTGATTGTGCGCTGTCATGACAACGGCCTGATCAATACTTTGCAATACTTTTTCAGGCACCGGATCACGTTGACCCAGCATCAG
The bacterium DNA segment above includes these coding regions:
- a CDS encoding isoprenyl transferase; amino-acid sequence: MVQKAKPSGRRSLLPRHVAVIMDGNGRWAQQRGLPRVEGHREGMNSVRSIIRQSGEMGIDYLTLYAFSTENWKRPRREISFLMKLLIEYLKKELAELHRQGVRILMLGQRDPVPEKVLQSIDQAVVMTAHNQGLNLNLAFNYGGRREILDAVQAYIKMKPRPVLTEEILGQKMYTAFMPDPDLLIRTSGELRLSNFLLWQLAYAEIIVSPVLWPDFREKEFLQALDDYQKRERRFGGVETIRA
- a CDS encoding phosphatidate cytidylyltransferase is translated as MLRTRIIVALIFLPLLVWLIYLPNPLPLFLLAIISMSVAAVELGKLISHRGIVFRWEITLPAIWALSLLAAWPEGGSTIWPFGMAAGFWFVVFTSLLLLGMREILSGFREQGSFATIAASFLSVFMLGGIGTFLFMLRNMPDGHNWWIILFGFNWMYDAAALFGGKYFGKRPLAPLISPAKTMEGFLIGLATNAVVAVIVFYVWLPESLGISLPFFIILGVVLGVLGQAGDLMESMIKRWSGKKDASGIIPGHGGVLDKIDNLCFTAPVLFCLAWWLTHS
- the dxr gene encoding 1-deoxy-D-xylulose-5-phosphate reductoisomerase, whose amino-acid sequence is MSGKKHIVILGSTGSIGRSTLDVIRRHPDRFCVEALAARRNVTRLYNQIKKFKPRLVALADETAARDLKEKIKLLKNPPRIAVGLAGVRQAAVAPRADTVLSAMVGSAGLVPTLDAIRSGKDIALANKETLVMAGEIVMDTVRHHKVKLLPVDSEHAALAQCLQGHDSVPVRRLILTASGGPFVDFSQAKLNRVTVQQALRHPTWSMGRKITIDSSTLMNKGLEIIEAHHLFGMPYKQIEVVVHRQSIVHSMVEYVDGSILAQMSNPDMRLPIQTALTAPERIPHIVKPLDFKTGLNLSFGPPDMRRFPCLGLAYQAGKTGRGAPAVINAVNEVAVQAFLQEELDFPGIARIIGMIFKKYRPPKRVSLEDIIQADTWARQAAKEAIACRL